The Nomia melanderi isolate GNS246 chromosome 7, iyNomMela1, whole genome shotgun sequence genome includes a window with the following:
- the Neos gene encoding nuclear receptor coactivator protein neosin isoform X4: MSVRLLKDPATVSSRIFVGHLQTDDMTKHELEEHFSKYGTVVGSAINRGFGFVQFEEEQSAQKAIQNENGAMFKGRRIDVRPAKKDNQSGGGGPKQQGGPTNQFSSNSNHFNTGNDSFNSGNQSFSGNSSFNANQSFGSDIQMNDSQKGSTIQNRNDQFGDGNQNNDQFGNQNRNNGSDQFNSIMQNKGNNQFNPGNQNRTGNQFGPGGNQNRPGGNQNRNVNNQNNHNQTGGGGGGVNSGGGGRARGNRAGKNRNKNRDNSGGNNFRDRSPINRSGRLEDKSGRDWDHKQGDRTRNNNFGRDSFNDSNNRYEDFKNNGPRDVNMSFNNTNTTSEYTNATTEKNDCEIIVVNKALTEYAESIEARLKKIGLTVDLLFPNEDVLLSRVLGNIASRGCLYAVVVTPINQEHHSLTLNILHGLPQEHRNMLVEDAINLISRDFANYKAGGRSVPLNTPFANERHPDAIQVLLNMLADNHQLTVLQYDRVIKYLEIKREEQVQVELGDVKDLTTTTTTIAVSDPKQAELQSRILNILNSNKTSSTAPVPSPVPAPTSAPTPVPPATWGSEEISLCG; encoded by the exons ATGAGTGTAAGATTATTAAAAGATCCTGCTACTGTGAGTAGCCGCATATTCGTGGGCCATTTGCAAACAGATGATATGACCAAACACGAATTAGaggaacatttttcaaaatacggGACTGTTGTTGGTTCGGCGATAAATAGAGGTTTTGGATTTGTTCAGTTTGAGGAAGAACAGTCTGCTCAAAAAGCTATTCAAAATGAGAATGGTGCGATGTTCAAAGGCAGAAGAAtag ATGTTAGACCAGCAAAGAAAGATAATCAGTCTGGAGGTGGAGGACCAAAACAACAGGGAGGTCCAACTAATCAGTTTAGTTCTAACAGCAATCATTTCAATACTGGAAATGATTCTTTTAATAGTGGAAATCAGAGTTTTAGTGGAAATTCTTCTTTCAATGCGAACCAAAGTTTTGGTTCTGATATACAAATGAATGATAGTCAAAAGGGGAGTACCATACAAAATCGTAATGATCAATTTGGCGATGGAAATCAGAATAATGATCAGTTTGGAaatcaaaatagaaataatgGAAGTGATCAGTTTAATAGTATAATGCAAAATAAAGGCAATAATCAGTTTAATCCAGGTAATCAGAATAGAACTGGTAATCAATTTGGACCTGGTGGGAATCAAAATAGACCAGGAGGGAATCAAAACCGAAATGTGAATAATCAGAATAATCATAATCAAACTGGTGGAGGTGGTGGAGGTGTGAACAGTGGTGGAGGTGGCAGAGCAAGAGGTAATAGGGCTggaaaaaatcgaaataaaaacaGAGACAATTCAGGGGGAAATAACTTCAGAGATCGTAGCCCTATTAACAGAAGTGGTCGTTTAGAAGATAAAAGTGGTAGAGATTGGGATCATAAACAAGGCGATAGAACTAGAAACAATAACTTTGGCAGAGACTCATTTAATGACAGTAACAATCGCTATGaagatttcaaaaataatgGACCTAGGGATGTAAACATGAGTTTCAA TAATACAAATACCACAAGTGAGTATACAAATGCAACAACTGAAAAAAATGACTGTGAAATCATTGTTGTCAACAAGGCACTAAC GGAATATGCAGAAAGTATTGAGGCTAGGCTGAAAAAGATTGGGTTAACAGTGGATTTACTATTTCCAAATGAAGATGTACTTCTTAGTAGGGTTTTAGGAAATATAGCAAGTCGTGGATGTTTGTATGCTGTTGTAGTTACACCGATCAATCAAGAACATCATTCCTTAACACTAAATATTCTTCATGGCTTACCACAAG agcaCAGAAACATGCTTGTCGAAGATgctattaatttaatatcgcgGGACTTTGCCAATTACAAAGCCGGTGGACGATCAGTACCACTGAACACACCGTTTGCGAATGAGCGACATCCTGATGCTATCCAAGTTCTTTTAAACATGCTGGCTGATAATCACCAATTAACAGTACTACAGTACGATCGTGTAATAAAGTATCTTGAGATTAAACGAGAGGAACAAGTACAAGTAGAATTAGGAGACGTAAAAGATCTGACCACAACAACGACGACGATAGCAGTCAGCGATCCAAAACAAGCAGAATTACAGTCAAGGatacttaatatattaaatagcAATAAAACCAGTTCGACAGCACCTGTTCCTAGCCCGGTTCCGGCTCCAACATCTGCACCAACTCCAGTCCCACCGGCTACTTGGggatcag
- the Neos gene encoding nuclear receptor coactivator protein neosin isoform X1: MSVRLLKDPATVSSRIFVGHLQTDDMTKHELEEHFSKYGTVVGSAINRGFGFVQFEEEQSAQKAIQNENGAMFKGRRIDVRPAKKDNQSGGGGPKQQGGPTNQFSSNSNHFNTGNDSFNSGNQSFSGNSSFNANQSFGSDIQMNDSQKGSTIQNRNDQFGDGNQNNDQFGNQNRNNGSDQFNSIMQNKGNNQFNPGNQNRTGNQFGPGGNQNRPGGNQNRNVNNQNNHNQTGGGGGGVNSGGGGRARGNRAGKNRNKNRDNSGGNNFRDRSPINRSGRLEDKSGRDWDHKQGDRTRNNNFGRDSFNDSNNRYEDFKNNGPRDVNMSFNNTNTTSEYTNATTEKNDCEIIVVNKALTEYAESIEARLKKIGLTVDLLFPNEDVLLSRVLGNIASRGCLYAVVVTPINQEHHSLTLNILHGLPQEHRNMLVEDAINLISRDFANYKAGGRSVPLNTPFANERHPDAIQVLLNMLADNHQLTVLQYDRVIKYLEIKREEQVQVELGDVKDLTTTTTTIAVSDPKQAELQSRILNILNSNKTSSTAPVPSPVPAPTSAPTPVPPATWGSAASTATTASTTTTSTGVSPSPLLNDPTVQKALDSLLQGNLLKSIGDQQPATTTTPLFAAFSNIGRF; the protein is encoded by the exons ATGAGTGTAAGATTATTAAAAGATCCTGCTACTGTGAGTAGCCGCATATTCGTGGGCCATTTGCAAACAGATGATATGACCAAACACGAATTAGaggaacatttttcaaaatacggGACTGTTGTTGGTTCGGCGATAAATAGAGGTTTTGGATTTGTTCAGTTTGAGGAAGAACAGTCTGCTCAAAAAGCTATTCAAAATGAGAATGGTGCGATGTTCAAAGGCAGAAGAAtag ATGTTAGACCAGCAAAGAAAGATAATCAGTCTGGAGGTGGAGGACCAAAACAACAGGGAGGTCCAACTAATCAGTTTAGTTCTAACAGCAATCATTTCAATACTGGAAATGATTCTTTTAATAGTGGAAATCAGAGTTTTAGTGGAAATTCTTCTTTCAATGCGAACCAAAGTTTTGGTTCTGATATACAAATGAATGATAGTCAAAAGGGGAGTACCATACAAAATCGTAATGATCAATTTGGCGATGGAAATCAGAATAATGATCAGTTTGGAaatcaaaatagaaataatgGAAGTGATCAGTTTAATAGTATAATGCAAAATAAAGGCAATAATCAGTTTAATCCAGGTAATCAGAATAGAACTGGTAATCAATTTGGACCTGGTGGGAATCAAAATAGACCAGGAGGGAATCAAAACCGAAATGTGAATAATCAGAATAATCATAATCAAACTGGTGGAGGTGGTGGAGGTGTGAACAGTGGTGGAGGTGGCAGAGCAAGAGGTAATAGGGCTggaaaaaatcgaaataaaaacaGAGACAATTCAGGGGGAAATAACTTCAGAGATCGTAGCCCTATTAACAGAAGTGGTCGTTTAGAAGATAAAAGTGGTAGAGATTGGGATCATAAACAAGGCGATAGAACTAGAAACAATAACTTTGGCAGAGACTCATTTAATGACAGTAACAATCGCTATGaagatttcaaaaataatgGACCTAGGGATGTAAACATGAGTTTCAA TAATACAAATACCACAAGTGAGTATACAAATGCAACAACTGAAAAAAATGACTGTGAAATCATTGTTGTCAACAAGGCACTAAC GGAATATGCAGAAAGTATTGAGGCTAGGCTGAAAAAGATTGGGTTAACAGTGGATTTACTATTTCCAAATGAAGATGTACTTCTTAGTAGGGTTTTAGGAAATATAGCAAGTCGTGGATGTTTGTATGCTGTTGTAGTTACACCGATCAATCAAGAACATCATTCCTTAACACTAAATATTCTTCATGGCTTACCACAAG agcaCAGAAACATGCTTGTCGAAGATgctattaatttaatatcgcgGGACTTTGCCAATTACAAAGCCGGTGGACGATCAGTACCACTGAACACACCGTTTGCGAATGAGCGACATCCTGATGCTATCCAAGTTCTTTTAAACATGCTGGCTGATAATCACCAATTAACAGTACTACAGTACGATCGTGTAATAAAGTATCTTGAGATTAAACGAGAGGAACAAGTACAAGTAGAATTAGGAGACGTAAAAGATCTGACCACAACAACGACGACGATAGCAGTCAGCGATCCAAAACAAGCAGAATTACAGTCAAGGatacttaatatattaaatagcAATAAAACCAGTTCGACAGCACCTGTTCCTAGCCCGGTTCCGGCTCCAACATCTGCACCAACTCCAGTCCCACCGGCTACTTGGggatcag CAGCATCAACTGCCACAACAGCGTCCACAACAACTACCTCTACGGGAGTTTC
- the Neos gene encoding nuclear receptor coactivator protein neosin isoform X2 yields the protein MSVRLLKDPATVSSRIFVGHLQTDDMTKHELEEHFSKYGTVVGSAINRGFGFVQFEEEQSAQKAIQNENGAMFKGRRIDVRPAKKDNQSGGGGPKQQGGPTNQFSSNSNHFNTGNDSFNSGNQSFSGNSSFNANQSFGSDIQMNDSQKGSTIQNRNDQFGDGNQNNDQFGNQNRNNGSDQFNSIMQNKGNNQFNPGNQNRTGNQFGPGGNQNRPGGNQNRNVNNQNNHNQTGGGGGGVNSGGGGRARGNRAGKNRNKNRDNSGGNNFRDRSPINRSGRLEDKSGRDWDHKQGDRTRNNNFGRDSFNDSNNRYEDFKNNGPRDVNMSFNNTNTTSEYTNATTEKNDCEIIVVNKALTEYAESIEARLKKIGLTVDLLFPNEDVLLSRVLGNIASRGCLYAVVVTPINQEHHSLTLNILHGLPQEHRNMLVEDAINLISRDFANYKAGGRSVPLNTPFANERHPDAIQVLLNMLADNHQLTVLQYDRVIKYLEIKREEQVQVELGDVKDLTTTTTTIAVSDPKQAELQSRILNILNSNKTSSTAPVPSPVPAPTSAPTPVPPATWGSASTATTASTTTTSTGVSPSPLLNDPTVQKALDSLLQGNLLKSIGDQQPATTTTPLFAAFSNIGRF from the exons ATGAGTGTAAGATTATTAAAAGATCCTGCTACTGTGAGTAGCCGCATATTCGTGGGCCATTTGCAAACAGATGATATGACCAAACACGAATTAGaggaacatttttcaaaatacggGACTGTTGTTGGTTCGGCGATAAATAGAGGTTTTGGATTTGTTCAGTTTGAGGAAGAACAGTCTGCTCAAAAAGCTATTCAAAATGAGAATGGTGCGATGTTCAAAGGCAGAAGAAtag ATGTTAGACCAGCAAAGAAAGATAATCAGTCTGGAGGTGGAGGACCAAAACAACAGGGAGGTCCAACTAATCAGTTTAGTTCTAACAGCAATCATTTCAATACTGGAAATGATTCTTTTAATAGTGGAAATCAGAGTTTTAGTGGAAATTCTTCTTTCAATGCGAACCAAAGTTTTGGTTCTGATATACAAATGAATGATAGTCAAAAGGGGAGTACCATACAAAATCGTAATGATCAATTTGGCGATGGAAATCAGAATAATGATCAGTTTGGAaatcaaaatagaaataatgGAAGTGATCAGTTTAATAGTATAATGCAAAATAAAGGCAATAATCAGTTTAATCCAGGTAATCAGAATAGAACTGGTAATCAATTTGGACCTGGTGGGAATCAAAATAGACCAGGAGGGAATCAAAACCGAAATGTGAATAATCAGAATAATCATAATCAAACTGGTGGAGGTGGTGGAGGTGTGAACAGTGGTGGAGGTGGCAGAGCAAGAGGTAATAGGGCTggaaaaaatcgaaataaaaacaGAGACAATTCAGGGGGAAATAACTTCAGAGATCGTAGCCCTATTAACAGAAGTGGTCGTTTAGAAGATAAAAGTGGTAGAGATTGGGATCATAAACAAGGCGATAGAACTAGAAACAATAACTTTGGCAGAGACTCATTTAATGACAGTAACAATCGCTATGaagatttcaaaaataatgGACCTAGGGATGTAAACATGAGTTTCAA TAATACAAATACCACAAGTGAGTATACAAATGCAACAACTGAAAAAAATGACTGTGAAATCATTGTTGTCAACAAGGCACTAAC GGAATATGCAGAAAGTATTGAGGCTAGGCTGAAAAAGATTGGGTTAACAGTGGATTTACTATTTCCAAATGAAGATGTACTTCTTAGTAGGGTTTTAGGAAATATAGCAAGTCGTGGATGTTTGTATGCTGTTGTAGTTACACCGATCAATCAAGAACATCATTCCTTAACACTAAATATTCTTCATGGCTTACCACAAG agcaCAGAAACATGCTTGTCGAAGATgctattaatttaatatcgcgGGACTTTGCCAATTACAAAGCCGGTGGACGATCAGTACCACTGAACACACCGTTTGCGAATGAGCGACATCCTGATGCTATCCAAGTTCTTTTAAACATGCTGGCTGATAATCACCAATTAACAGTACTACAGTACGATCGTGTAATAAAGTATCTTGAGATTAAACGAGAGGAACAAGTACAAGTAGAATTAGGAGACGTAAAAGATCTGACCACAACAACGACGACGATAGCAGTCAGCGATCCAAAACAAGCAGAATTACAGTCAAGGatacttaatatattaaatagcAATAAAACCAGTTCGACAGCACCTGTTCCTAGCCCGGTTCCGGCTCCAACATCTGCACCAACTCCAGTCCCACCGGCTACTTGGggatcag CATCAACTGCCACAACAGCGTCCACAACAACTACCTCTACGGGAGTTTC
- the Neos gene encoding nuclear receptor coactivator protein neosin isoform X3, producing MSVRLLKDPATVSSRIFVGHLQTDDMTKHELEEHFSKYGTVVGSAINRGFGFVQFEEEQSAQKAIQNENGAMFKGRRIDVRPAKKDNQSGGGGPKQQGGPTNQFSSNSNHFNTGNDSFNSGNQSFSGNSSFNANQSFGSDIQMNDSQKGSTIQNRNDQFGDGNQNNDQFGNQNRNNGSDQFNSIMQNKGNNQFNPGNQNRTGNQFGPGGNQNRPGGNQNRNVNNQNNHNQTGGGGGGVNSGGGGRARGNRAGKNRNKNRDNSGGNNFRDRSPINRSGRLEDKSGRDWDHKQGDRTRNNNFGRDSFNDSNNRYEDFKNNGPRDVNMSFNNTNTTSEYTNATTEKNDCEIIVVNKALTEYAESIEARLKKIGLTVDLLFPNEDVLLSRVLGNIASRGCLYAVVVTPINQEHHSLTLNILHGLPQEHRNMLVEDAINLISRDFANYKAGGRSVPLNTPFANERHPDAIQVLLNMLADNHQLTVLQYDRVIKYLEIKREEQVQVELGDVKDLTTTTTTIAVSDPKQAELQSRILNILNSNKTSSTAPVPSPVPAPTSAPTPVPPATWGSDLGICAYAAP from the exons ATGAGTGTAAGATTATTAAAAGATCCTGCTACTGTGAGTAGCCGCATATTCGTGGGCCATTTGCAAACAGATGATATGACCAAACACGAATTAGaggaacatttttcaaaatacggGACTGTTGTTGGTTCGGCGATAAATAGAGGTTTTGGATTTGTTCAGTTTGAGGAAGAACAGTCTGCTCAAAAAGCTATTCAAAATGAGAATGGTGCGATGTTCAAAGGCAGAAGAAtag ATGTTAGACCAGCAAAGAAAGATAATCAGTCTGGAGGTGGAGGACCAAAACAACAGGGAGGTCCAACTAATCAGTTTAGTTCTAACAGCAATCATTTCAATACTGGAAATGATTCTTTTAATAGTGGAAATCAGAGTTTTAGTGGAAATTCTTCTTTCAATGCGAACCAAAGTTTTGGTTCTGATATACAAATGAATGATAGTCAAAAGGGGAGTACCATACAAAATCGTAATGATCAATTTGGCGATGGAAATCAGAATAATGATCAGTTTGGAaatcaaaatagaaataatgGAAGTGATCAGTTTAATAGTATAATGCAAAATAAAGGCAATAATCAGTTTAATCCAGGTAATCAGAATAGAACTGGTAATCAATTTGGACCTGGTGGGAATCAAAATAGACCAGGAGGGAATCAAAACCGAAATGTGAATAATCAGAATAATCATAATCAAACTGGTGGAGGTGGTGGAGGTGTGAACAGTGGTGGAGGTGGCAGAGCAAGAGGTAATAGGGCTggaaaaaatcgaaataaaaacaGAGACAATTCAGGGGGAAATAACTTCAGAGATCGTAGCCCTATTAACAGAAGTGGTCGTTTAGAAGATAAAAGTGGTAGAGATTGGGATCATAAACAAGGCGATAGAACTAGAAACAATAACTTTGGCAGAGACTCATTTAATGACAGTAACAATCGCTATGaagatttcaaaaataatgGACCTAGGGATGTAAACATGAGTTTCAA TAATACAAATACCACAAGTGAGTATACAAATGCAACAACTGAAAAAAATGACTGTGAAATCATTGTTGTCAACAAGGCACTAAC GGAATATGCAGAAAGTATTGAGGCTAGGCTGAAAAAGATTGGGTTAACAGTGGATTTACTATTTCCAAATGAAGATGTACTTCTTAGTAGGGTTTTAGGAAATATAGCAAGTCGTGGATGTTTGTATGCTGTTGTAGTTACACCGATCAATCAAGAACATCATTCCTTAACACTAAATATTCTTCATGGCTTACCACAAG agcaCAGAAACATGCTTGTCGAAGATgctattaatttaatatcgcgGGACTTTGCCAATTACAAAGCCGGTGGACGATCAGTACCACTGAACACACCGTTTGCGAATGAGCGACATCCTGATGCTATCCAAGTTCTTTTAAACATGCTGGCTGATAATCACCAATTAACAGTACTACAGTACGATCGTGTAATAAAGTATCTTGAGATTAAACGAGAGGAACAAGTACAAGTAGAATTAGGAGACGTAAAAGATCTGACCACAACAACGACGACGATAGCAGTCAGCGATCCAAAACAAGCAGAATTACAGTCAAGGatacttaatatattaaatagcAATAAAACCAGTTCGACAGCACCTGTTCCTAGCCCGGTTCCGGCTCCAACATCTGCACCAACTCCAGTCCCACCGGCTACTTGGggatcag